Proteins encoded by one window of Arcobacter sp. LA11:
- a CDS encoding YraN family protein, which produces MSRSKGDIAETKACEFLNSSGFKIIEQNFYAKKLGEIDIIATKEKTYHFIEVKSANNYEVAVNNITPTKLSKLKRSIDYYLQTKKLDVNFCIDVIIVVDEDIEFLENITL; this is translated from the coding sequence TTGAGCCGCAGTAAAGGTGATATTGCAGAAACTAAGGCCTGTGAGTTTTTAAACTCCTCAGGCTTTAAAATCATCGAACAAAATTTCTATGCTAAAAAGCTAGGCGAAATAGATATTATTGCCACTAAAGAAAAAACATATCACTTTATAGAAGTAAAATCTGCAAATAACTATGAAGTTGCAGTAAATAATATAACACCCACAAAATTATCAAAACTAAAAAGAAGTATCGATTACTATTTACAAACTAAAAAACTAGATGTCAATTTTTGTATTGACGTTATAATTGTAGTAGATGAAGATATTGAATTTTTAGAAAATATTACTCTTTAA
- a CDS encoding molybdopterin oxidoreductase family protein, translated as MIADINSVCTYCGVGCDITGQVKDNKILKIYAQNDGYVSQGKLCIKGSKGFGFVDAEDRIRNTRVKKSFIEKNLEQLPRELKARAKTLKDFDEEYYETPYEFTTSLAAWKLSEIKEKYGRHAFCGMGGARTSCESSYMFQKFVREGMNSPHVDCCARVCHSPSLKGMKPLIGEGAATNPFDDIYKTENIIVMGSNTTEAHPIVANRILKAAKSKTATLSVIDVRRIQLGKYGEELVIPYEANLLVLNMMAYVILNEKLYDNEFIDARCVGFEEYKESILNDPFANPEYMKNIEGYEVLAEQIPNIARQYATKQSMFFWGLGITEHLDGSYAVMAVVHLALLTGNIGKTGTGLMPLRGQNNVQGACDTGCLPYFDPDYQTPKEIGLMTPELIDEMLEDKIKAMYVMGEDIAHIHPNQNKVHKALDKLDLIISNELFMNEVTKKADIVFGVKSAYEKTGVYVNAMRRLHLSQPLVEAQMPDDWEVLRDIENKINGEFTYETSEDVWNETKEAVKSRFFGATYHKLSKNRNRGMQWPIQKEDTPVLHLEEFRTPDGKGYFQYHQYKLREQIEKLVKKIDIPKNEFYLTTGRTIVHYNNVAQTARCEPLNSRYEKDVVLASKEDEKRIGSNQIIMRTEYGETAIMPVRYTKNIKTGTLFTTFHHPESKVNFIFGDEADELILTARFKSVRVDIEPQ; from the coding sequence ATGATTGCAGATATAAATTCAGTCTGTACATACTGTGGTGTTGGGTGTGATATCACAGGACAAGTTAAAGACAATAAAATCTTAAAAATCTATGCGCAAAATGATGGATATGTGTCTCAAGGAAAGCTTTGTATTAAAGGTTCAAAAGGATTTGGATTTGTTGATGCAGAAGATAGAATTAGAAATACAAGAGTAAAAAAATCATTTATTGAAAAAAATCTTGAGCAACTGCCAAGAGAATTAAAAGCAAGAGCTAAAACCTTAAAAGATTTTGATGAGGAATATTATGAAACTCCTTATGAATTTACAACTTCACTTGCAGCATGGAAACTATCAGAAATAAAAGAAAAGTATGGGCGTCATGCTTTCTGTGGAATGGGTGGAGCTAGAACTTCATGTGAAAGTTCTTATATGTTCCAAAAATTTGTAAGAGAAGGAATGAACTCTCCCCATGTGGATTGCTGTGCAAGAGTTTGTCACTCGCCATCTTTAAAAGGAATGAAACCTCTTATTGGAGAAGGAGCTGCTACTAATCCATTTGATGATATTTATAAAACTGAAAATATCATAGTTATGGGTTCAAATACAACTGAAGCCCATCCAATTGTTGCAAATAGGATTCTAAAAGCTGCAAAATCAAAAACTGCTACACTTTCTGTTATTGATGTAAGAAGAATTCAATTAGGAAAATATGGTGAAGAACTTGTAATTCCATATGAAGCAAACTTACTTGTTTTAAATATGATGGCATATGTAATCTTAAATGAAAAACTTTATGACAATGAATTCATCGATGCTAGATGTGTTGGATTTGAAGAATATAAAGAATCAATCTTAAATGACCCATTTGCAAATCCTGAATATATGAAAAATATTGAAGGATATGAAGTTCTTGCAGAGCAAATTCCAAATATTGCAAGACAATATGCAACAAAACAATCTATGTTCTTTTGGGGACTTGGAATTACTGAACATCTTGATGGTTCATATGCCGTAATGGCAGTTGTTCATCTTGCACTTTTAACTGGTAACATTGGAAAAACAGGCACTGGGCTTATGCCTTTAAGAGGACAAAACAATGTTCAAGGAGCCTGTGATACTGGTTGTTTACCATACTTTGACCCAGATTATCAAACTCCAAAAGAAATTGGTCTTATGACTCCTGAGTTAATTGATGAGATGCTAGAAGATAAAATTAAAGCTATGTACGTAATGGGTGAAGATATTGCCCATATTCATCCAAATCAAAATAAAGTACATAAAGCCTTAGATAAACTTGACTTAATTATTTCAAATGAACTATTTATGAATGAAGTTACAAAAAAAGCTGATATTGTATTTGGAGTTAAATCTGCTTATGAAAAAACTGGTGTTTATGTAAATGCCATGAGAAGACTTCACTTATCACAACCTTTAGTTGAAGCCCAAATGCCTGATGACTGGGAAGTATTAAGAGATATTGAAAATAAAATCAATGGTGAGTTTACTTATGAAACCAGCGAAGATGTTTGGAATGAAACTAAAGAAGCCGTGAAGAGTAGATTTTTTGGAGCAACATATCATAAACTATCAAAAAATAGAAATAGAGGTATGCAATGGCCTATACAAAAAGAAGATACTCCAGTACTTCATTTAGAAGAATTTAGAACACCTGATGGAAAAGGATATTTTCAATATCACCAATATAAATTAAGAGAACAAATAGAAAAACTTGTTAAAAAAATAGATATTCCAAAAAATGAATTCTATCTAACTACAGGAAGAACTATTGTTCATTATAACAATGTAGCTCAAACTGCAAGATGTGAACCTTTAAACTCTAGATATGAAAAAGATGTTGTTCTTGCTTCAAAAGAAGATGAAAAAAGAATTGGAAGTAATCAAATCATCATGAGAACTGAATATGGTGAAACTGCCATTATGCCAGTAAGATATACAAAAAACATAAAAACGGGGACTCTTTTTACAACATTTCATCATCCAGAATCAAAAGTTAATTTTATCTTTGGAGATGAAGCAGATGAACTAATCTTAACAGCAAGATTCAAATCTGTAAGAGTGGATATTGAGCCGCAGTAA
- the thiS gene encoding sulfur carrier protein ThiS, whose amino-acid sequence MNLIVNGEKKEFNENSTLQAVISELQVEDKVMAAAVNMEIVKKDDWNNYVVKNDDKLELLQFVGGG is encoded by the coding sequence ATGAATCTAATTGTAAATGGCGAAAAAAAAGAGTTTAATGAAAACTCTACACTTCAAGCAGTAATTAGTGAATTACAAGTAGAAGATAAAGTTATGGCAGCAGCAGTTAATATGGAAATTGTAAAAAAAGATGACTGGAATAATTACGTTGTTAAAAATGACGATAAATTAGAATTATTACAATTTGTTGGTGGTGGTTGA
- a CDS encoding response regulator transcription factor — MKILLLEDDSMLNDAITQYLESVGHAIVSTKDGETCLNTLEEQKFDMLILDINLPDIDGLTILEKLHEQKRMVPTIFISALIDIEEISRAFDIGCHDYLKKPFHLKELNLRINKILKTRVVPQEHKRLSKSYSFDHETTTLYFNNEPHILPKRQLLIIALLSQNRSLVVNYDMFREYAYDGDEIDNATIRAEVNRVKKVLKEDFIINIRGIGYMVERPN; from the coding sequence ATGAAAATACTCTTATTAGAAGATGATTCAATGTTAAATGATGCAATCACCCAATATCTTGAATCTGTAGGACATGCAATAGTTTCTACAAAAGATGGTGAAACTTGCTTAAATACATTAGAAGAACAAAAATTTGATATGTTAATTTTAGATATAAACTTACCTGATATTGATGGTTTAACTATTTTAGAAAAACTTCATGAACAAAAAAGAATGGTTCCAACTATTTTTATCTCGGCACTTATTGATATTGAAGAAATTTCAAGAGCCTTTGACATAGGTTGCCATGATTATCTAAAAAAACCATTTCACTTAAAAGAGTTAAATCTTAGAATAAATAAAATACTAAAAACAAGAGTCGTTCCACAGGAACATAAAAGGCTCTCAAAATCTTATAGTTTTGACCATGAAACTACAACTTTATATTTTAATAATGAACCACATATTTTACCCAAAAGACAACTTCTAATTATTGCCCTCCTATCTCAAAATAGAAGCTTGGTTGTAAACTATGATATGTTTAGAGAATATGCCTATGATGGAGATGAAATTGATAATGCAACAATAAGAGCTGAAGTAAATCGTGTCAAAAAAGTTTTAAAAGAAGATTTTATTATCAATATTAGAGGAATTGGTTACATGGTAGAACGTCCTAACTAA
- a CDS encoding FIST N-terminal domain-containing protein — MKTYNYSLKNRKIEDIINFEEFKNQKNTLIQIFCGQGNITLKNLVDKILNYLPNSICIGTTTDGEIQDKNISTSNTIISISTFENTQIKTSYSEYEESFQNGFSLAKDLVTQNTKLLILFTDGTTTNGENFLKGVQSFNKDVVICGGMAGDNGAFTQTYISCQNKVLKKGAVGVSLNSDILLIHNDYRFNWSPIGIEHKIDKIENNRVYSIHGMTPVDFYAKYLGEDVADALPATGIEFPLIVERDSILTARAVIAKHNDGSLSFAGNLQEGDIVKLGFGNAEMIMQNPIETLPKLSSGKPETFFLYSCMARRRYMPDFIKVEVEPFASIAPTSGFFTYAEFYHNNGANQLLNQTLTVVALSENSSNNKETTTVKNIDNINETSEYARTIQALTHLIQQSSKDYDEQTKKLNIEKSYSNNLLASQKQFLRHAVHETNTPLSVIMGNIELYEMEFGKNKYLSNIEVAMKNVFAIYDDLSFLVKKDQIEYRKQKIELVDYIRSRIDFFTQVALKVNSKILFETTKTEKTIYFNETKLQRIVDNNLTNAIRYTLENEDIFISLFEYDNSYKFLVSSHSSVIQEPEKIFEEYYREQKTHDGFGLGLNLVKKICDEEDVKIELKSNEEFTTFTYTFKRNEQ; from the coding sequence ATGAAAACATATAACTACAGTTTAAAAAATAGAAAAATAGAAGATATTATAAATTTTGAAGAGTTCAAAAATCAAAAAAATACTCTAATTCAAATATTTTGTGGACAGGGCAATATAACTCTAAAAAATCTAGTTGATAAAATTTTAAACTATTTACCAAATTCTATTTGTATAGGTACTACAACCGATGGAGAAATTCAAGATAAAAATATTTCAACATCTAATACTATAATCTCTATTTCTACTTTTGAAAATACACAAATAAAGACCTCTTATTCTGAATATGAGGAATCATTTCAAAATGGTTTCAGCCTTGCAAAAGATTTAGTAACACAAAACACGAAACTTCTTATTCTTTTTACAGATGGAACAACAACCAACGGTGAAAACTTTTTAAAAGGCGTTCAATCTTTTAACAAAGATGTTGTTATTTGTGGGGGAATGGCAGGAGATAATGGCGCATTTACACAAACTTATATATCATGTCAAAATAAAGTGTTAAAAAAAGGTGCGGTGGGAGTCTCTTTAAATTCAGATATTTTACTAATTCACAATGATTATAGATTTAACTGGTCTCCAATTGGAATAGAACATAAGATTGATAAAATTGAAAACAATAGAGTTTATAGTATTCATGGTATGACTCCAGTAGATTTTTATGCAAAATACTTAGGAGAAGATGTTGCTGATGCGCTTCCTGCAACAGGTATCGAATTTCCACTTATAGTTGAAAGAGATTCTATTTTAACAGCCCGTGCAGTAATCGCAAAACATAATGATGGAAGTCTAAGTTTTGCAGGAAACTTACAAGAAGGGGATATAGTAAAATTAGGATTTGGAAATGCAGAAATGATAATGCAAAACCCAATAGAAACTCTTCCTAAACTTTCATCGGGAAAACCAGAAACATTCTTTTTATACTCTTGTATGGCAAGACGTAGATATATGCCAGATTTCATAAAAGTAGAAGTTGAACCTTTTGCGTCAATTGCTCCAACATCAGGGTTTTTCACCTATGCAGAGTTTTATCATAACAATGGTGCAAATCAACTATTAAATCAAACTCTAACAGTTGTTGCATTAAGTGAAAATAGTTCAAATAATAAAGAAACTACTACTGTTAAAAATATTGATAATATAAATGAAACATCTGAATACGCAAGAACCATTCAAGCACTAACCCATCTTATTCAACAATCTTCAAAAGATTATGATGAACAAACAAAAAAATTAAATATAGAAAAGAGCTATTCAAATAATCTATTAGCCTCTCAAAAACAATTTTTACGTCACGCAGTACATGAAACAAATACTCCTCTTTCTGTTATTATGGGGAATATAGAGTTATATGAAATGGAGTTTGGTAAAAACAAATATCTATCTAATATTGAAGTTGCTATGAAAAATGTTTTTGCAATATATGATGATTTGAGTTTCTTGGTAAAAAAAGATCAAATAGAGTATAGAAAACAAAAAATAGAATTAGTAGACTATATAAGAAGTAGAATTGATTTTTTTACACAAGTTGCACTAAAAGTAAATTCTAAAATTTTATTTGAAACTACAAAAACAGAAAAAACTATATACTTTAATGAAACAAAATTACAAAGAATAGTTGATAATAATCTAACAAATGCTATTAGATATACTTTAGAAAATGAAGATATTTTTATCTCTTTATTTGAATATGACAACTCTTATAAATTTTTAGTTTCAAGTCATTCAAGTGTAATTCAAGAACCAGAAAAAATATTTGAAGAATACTATAGAGAGCAAAAAACTCATGATGGTTTTGGATTAGGACTTAATCTAGTAAAAAAAATATGCGATGAAGAAGATGTAAAAATTGAATTAAAATCAAATGAAGAATTTACAACTTTTACTTATACTTTTAAAAGGAATGAACAATGA
- a CDS encoding aldehyde dehydrogenase family protein: MSTEEKVQALVKPTYKAQYENFIGGEWVAPKSGQYFENVSPVDGEVLTKIPRSNEEDVELAIQAANKAFESFKHTSVVERSTMLNKVADAIEANLEALAIAETLDNGKAVRETMAADVPLVVDHFRYFASVIRAESGTVSDLDENTISQEVHEPYGVVAQIIPWNFPLLMAAWKLAPALAAGNCIVMKPASATPMSILLMMEAIADVLPAGTVNIINGAGGKIGKCLSTHPDIKKVGFTGETTTGQLIMQYATENIIPSTLELGGKSPNIFLESIMDADDEFFDKAIEGLVLFAFNSGEVCTCPSRALIQESIYEPFMERVLERVKAIKLGNPLDPSCMMGAQCSTSQQEKILDYIKIGKEEGAEVLIGGDAYSSEDHPNGNYIQPTLFKGHNKMRIFQEEIFGPVLAVTTFKDEDEALEIANDTIYGLGAGVWSRDAHQLHKFSRGIEAGRVWVNCYHLYPSHASFGGYKKSGIGRETHMMMLNSYRHTKNILTSYSKDALGFF, from the coding sequence ATGTCAACAGAAGAAAAAGTACAAGCCTTAGTAAAACCAACTTATAAAGCTCAATATGAGAATTTTATTGGTGGTGAATGGGTTGCTCCAAAAAGTGGTCAATATTTTGAAAATGTATCTCCAGTTGATGGAGAAGTGTTAACAAAAATTCCAAGATCTAATGAAGAAGATGTTGAGTTAGCAATTCAAGCTGCAAATAAAGCATTTGAATCATTTAAACATACTTCAGTAGTTGAAAGAAGTACAATGTTAAATAAAGTTGCAGATGCAATTGAAGCTAACTTAGAAGCTCTTGCAATTGCAGAAACTTTAGATAATGGAAAAGCAGTTAGGGAAACTATGGCAGCGGATGTTCCTTTAGTAGTTGACCATTTTAGATATTTTGCATCAGTAATTAGAGCTGAATCTGGTACTGTTTCTGATTTAGATGAAAATACAATTTCTCAAGAAGTTCATGAGCCATATGGTGTTGTTGCTCAAATTATTCCATGGAACTTCCCACTATTAATGGCAGCTTGGAAATTAGCTCCTGCTTTAGCAGCTGGAAATTGTATTGTTATGAAACCAGCATCGGCTACTCCGATGTCTATTTTACTTATGATGGAAGCAATTGCTGATGTTCTTCCAGCAGGTACTGTTAATATTATAAATGGAGCAGGTGGAAAAATTGGTAAGTGTTTATCTACTCATCCAGATATTAAAAAAGTTGGATTTACTGGTGAGACTACTACTGGACAGTTAATTATGCAATATGCAACTGAAAATATTATCCCTTCTACACTAGAACTTGGTGGTAAATCTCCAAACATTTTCTTAGAATCTATCATGGATGCTGATGATGAGTTTTTTGATAAAGCAATTGAAGGTTTAGTATTATTTGCATTTAACTCAGGAGAAGTTTGTACTTGTCCTTCAAGAGCATTAATCCAAGAGTCAATTTATGAACCATTTATGGAAAGAGTACTTGAAAGAGTTAAAGCTATTAAATTAGGTAATCCATTAGACCCTTCTTGTATGATGGGTGCACAGTGTTCAACTTCTCAACAAGAAAAGATTTTAGATTATATTAAAATTGGAAAAGAAGAGGGTGCTGAAGTTCTTATTGGTGGAGATGCATATTCTAGTGAAGACCATCCAAATGGTAACTATATACAACCAACACTTTTTAAAGGTCACAATAAAATGAGAATCTTCCAAGAAGAGATTTTTGGACCAGTTCTTGCTGTTACTACATTTAAAGATGAAGATGAAGCATTAGAAATTGCAAATGATACAATCTATGGATTAGGTGCAGGTGTTTGGTCAAGGGATGCACATCAACTGCATAAATTTTCAAGAGGAATTGAAGCTGGTCGTGTATGGGTTAATTGTTATCATTTATATCCATCTCATGCCTCATTTGGTGGATACAAAAAATCAGGTATTGGTAGAGAAACTCATATGATGATGTTAAATTCTTATAGACATACAAAAAATATTTTAACTTCTTATTCTAAAGATGCTTTAGGTTTCTTCTAG
- a CDS encoding DUF779 domain-containing protein: protein MSTERLAVTPAAIEVIEKLKEENGELVFNQSGGCCDGTAPMCYAKSDFYVPSRNVKLGEIAGCEFFMDKDQFEYFKHSHITIDVKEEKGAFGNSFSLEIDLGYQFLTKSRIFTDEEYKNLEEL, encoded by the coding sequence ATGAGTACTGAAAGATTAGCTGTAACACCTGCTGCAATAGAAGTTATAGAAAAATTAAAAGAAGAAAATGGTGAGTTAGTTTTTAATCAAAGTGGTGGATGTTGTGATGGTACTGCTCCTATGTGTTATGCAAAAAGTGATTTTTATGTACCTTCTAGAAATGTAAAATTAGGTGAAATAGCAGGGTGTGAATTTTTTATGGATAAAGACCAGTTTGAATATTTTAAACATTCTCATATAACTATAGATGTAAAAGAAGAAAAAGGTGCTTTTGGAAATTCCTTTTCTTTAGAGATAGATTTAGGTTATCAGTTTTTGACAAAATCTAGAATATTTACTGATGAAGAGTATAAAAATTTAGAAGAGCTTTAA
- a CDS encoding SAM-dependent methyltransferase, with protein sequence MNTEKLKFSDYFNKWLYSKDGYYSNYKQIGKEGDFYTSVSTSSFFGGSIGKRIVDSIKEGNLPKNTTILEVGAHHGYLLADIIQFIYTLNPKLLESLNFAIVERFDNLQKQQTKYLQECFGDVIKIKHYNDISEVKLPHAFIVANEIFDAFSCELVYTNKEENLQMAYVKNHKIEFENCKDVKIIDHCKKYKITKGEVGIGYEEFIENITSNIKKFEFVTFDYGDKVPRNDFSSRIYEKHEVFPIFKENLDLEKYFAKTDITYDVYFTHIEDCFKDFGVKNVIFKTQMQALVEFGIIDLLEILKENSDENTYLRESQKIKTLVEPTGMGDRFKMLHVKKFS encoded by the coding sequence ATGAACACAGAAAAATTAAAATTCAGCGATTATTTTAACAAATGGCTATACAGTAAAGATGGATATTATTCAAACTACAAACAAATAGGAAAAGAAGGTGATTTTTATACTTCTGTTTCTACTTCTTCTTTTTTTGGTGGAAGTATTGGAAAAAGAATAGTTGATTCTATAAAAGAAGGAAACCTTCCAAAAAACACTACTATTCTAGAAGTAGGTGCACATCACGGATATTTATTAGCTGATATAATCCAATTTATATATACTTTAAATCCAAAACTTTTAGAGAGTTTGAACTTCGCAATTGTTGAAAGATTTGATAATTTACAAAAACAGCAAACAAAATATTTACAAGAGTGTTTTGGAGATGTTATAAAAATAAAACACTACAATGACATTAGTGAAGTTAAATTACCCCATGCATTTATAGTAGCAAATGAAATTTTTGATGCATTTTCTTGTGAATTAGTTTATACAAATAAAGAAGAAAATCTTCAAATGGCATATGTAAAAAATCATAAAATAGAATTTGAAAATTGTAAAGATGTAAAGATAATAGATCATTGTAAAAAATATAAAATTACAAAAGGGGAAGTTGGTATTGGATATGAAGAATTTATTGAAAATATAACTTCTAATATCAAAAAGTTTGAATTTGTAACTTTTGATTATGGAGATAAAGTTCCTAGAAATGACTTCTCAAGCCGTATTTATGAAAAACATGAAGTTTTTCCAATCTTTAAAGAAAATCTAGATTTAGAAAAATATTTTGCAAAAACAGATATTACATATGATGTATATTTTACACATATAGAAGATTGTTTTAAAGATTTTGGAGTAAAAAATGTCATCTTTAAAACTCAAATGCAAGCTCTAGTAGAGTTTGGAATTATAGATTTATTAGAAATATTAAAAGAAAATAGTGATGAAAACACTTATCTAAGGGAATCTCAAAAAATAAAAACTTTAGTAGAACCTACAGGAATGGGCGATAGATTTAAAATGCTTCATGTTAAAAAATTTTCCTAA
- a CDS encoding response regulator transcription factor, with the protein MARSKLKDFKVLFVEDEEKIRQHIANSLSYLVEEVKEASNGVEALDVLESFTPDIIITDLEMPLMNGVDFIKHVREEDKDVCIIVLTAHTNNQYLLELIDMHIEHFIVKPMNFEKLLTILQKCEKSVLEQKSVKHVLPLDYSYDEDKKSLSYKNDEIRLTRKEILFLELLFKNSFRIVSYDEIDSYVWEDSVMTESSIRSLVKNLRKKLPVNLIENLSGVGYKLV; encoded by the coding sequence ATGGCAAGAAGTAAACTTAAAGATTTTAAAGTTCTTTTCGTTGAAGATGAAGAAAAAATTCGACAACATATTGCAAATTCTCTTAGTTATTTAGTAGAAGAAGTTAAAGAGGCTTCTAATGGGGTGGAAGCATTAGATGTATTAGAAAGTTTTACTCCAGATATAATAATCACTGATTTAGAAATGCCCCTTATGAATGGTGTTGACTTTATAAAACATGTAAGAGAAGAAGATAAAGATGTTTGTATTATTGTCCTTACAGCACATACAAATAATCAGTATTTATTAGAATTAATTGATATGCATATTGAGCATTTTATTGTAAAACCAATGAATTTTGAAAAGCTTTTAACTATACTTCAAAAATGTGAAAAGTCAGTTCTTGAACAAAAAAGTGTAAAACATGTATTGCCTTTAGACTACTCTTATGATGAAGATAAAAAAAGTCTATCATACAAAAATGATGAAATAAGATTGACAAGAAAAGAGATTTTATTTCTTGAACTTCTATTTAAAAATTCATTTAGAATTGTTTCGTATGATGAAATAGATAGTTATGTATGGGAAGATTCTGTTATGACAGAGAGTTCTATAAGATCATTAGTTAAAAATCTAAGAAAAAAACTACCTGTAAATTTAATAGAAAATCTTTCGGGAGTTGGTTACAAACTTGTTTAG
- a CDS encoding ABC transporter substrate-binding protein, which yields MFRCFFLILFITTFLLSNDVKYKPIKYKLDDASKIALNKKISNSHIKIYLPSIPYSHIMRLINGTLVRLNDSSKGWEYFIAFKHEKIDSLTYDFWLRKDVKFQDGTVLNADSVIENFKIFKKGAFTYTDIHNKLKSVEKINDYKVRIYLNKPYGMLLNDLARINLYTSEYLKKYSWSKNIVAENTKAPGPYGSGPYILTSGHAVGLKQSEKIVLKANPFYFEKEKPFIKTITIFTKLPIDKVIHEISEKEGELDIAVIPFNKKTEIVNSKFAKLVSTKSTFNLSIHMNLMNKKSKLQNQKIRQALNQALNQQKLVKFAYKNEGTISPFSISSNSHYVKKLSNEYIKNPRLFFNEDELTKLLDGLTLKVVTQDRFISLWKGIEYQLNKYNVKLDYDVTTDESYVLNKLLTNRDKIYDWDLIIWGNNDWYGHPWASFFTLYTKNQWSAVNSDEVLDNKFRELFEIENSDYRFQPLVNDILKYTYEKAYMLSIPSPNFLLAMNKEISFTPSSVAILRLWEAKLTPYHWSIREEKELPKSRKEFILPKRINHDE from the coding sequence TTGTTTAGATGTTTTTTTTTAATTCTTTTTATAACAACATTTTTATTATCAAATGACGTAAAATATAAACCAATAAAATATAAACTTGATGATGCAAGTAAAATAGCTTTAAATAAAAAAATCTCTAATTCTCATATAAAAATATATTTACCTTCTATTCCATATTCTCATATTATGCGTTTGATTAATGGTACTTTAGTAAGATTAAATGACTCTTCAAAAGGTTGGGAATATTTTATAGCTTTTAAACATGAAAAGATAGATTCTCTTACTTATGATTTTTGGTTAAGAAAAGATGTGAAATTTCAAGATGGTACAGTATTGAATGCAGACTCTGTAATTGAAAATTTCAAAATTTTTAAAAAAGGTGCTTTTACTTATACAGATATTCATAATAAGTTAAAAAGTGTAGAGAAAATAAATGACTATAAAGTAAGAATTTATTTAAACAAACCATATGGAATGCTTTTAAATGACCTTGCTAGAATAAATCTTTATACTTCTGAATACTTAAAAAAATACTCTTGGTCAAAAAATATAGTTGCAGAAAATACAAAAGCACCAGGTCCTTATGGAAGTGGTCCTTATATACTAACTTCTGGACATGCAGTTGGACTTAAACAGAGTGAAAAAATAGTTTTAAAAGCTAATCCTTTTTATTTTGAAAAAGAGAAACCCTTTATAAAAACTATTACAATTTTTACAAAACTACCAATAGATAAAGTAATACATGAAATAAGTGAAAAAGAGGGAGAGCTTGATATAGCTGTTATTCCTTTTAATAAAAAAACGGAGATAGTAAATTCAAAATTTGCAAAACTAGTTAGTACGAAATCAACTTTTAATTTAAGTATTCATATGAATTTAATGAATAAAAAATCAAAACTTCAAAATCAAAAAATAAGACAAGCACTAAATCAAGCTTTAAATCAACAAAAACTTGTAAAGTTTGCATATAAAAATGAAGGTACGATATCTCCTTTTTCAATCTCTTCAAATTCTCACTATGTAAAAAAATTATCAAATGAGTATATAAAAAATCCAAGACTCTTTTTTAACGAAGATGAGCTTACTAAGTTACTTGATGGATTGACTTTAAAGGTTGTTACACAAGATAGATTTATTTCTTTATGGAAAGGTATAGAGTATCAGTTAAACAAGTACAATGTGAAATTGGATTATGACGTTACAACTGATGAATCATATGTCTTAAATAAACTATTGACAAATAGAGATAAAATTTATGATTGGGATTTAATTATTTGGGGAAATAATGATTGGTATGGTCACCCTTGGGCATCATTTTTTACTCTTTATACAAAAAATCAATGGTCCGCAGTAAACTCTGATGAGGTATTAGATAATAAATTTAGAGAACTCTTTGAGATAGAAAATAGTGATTATAGATTTCAACCTTTAGTAAATGATATCTTGAAATATACTTATGAAAAAGCTTATATGCTGAGTATCCCTTCTCCAAATTTTTTATTAGCAATGAACAAAGAGATTTCATTTACTCCCTCTTCTGTAGCAATTTTAAGATTATGGGAAGCAAAACTGACACCATACCACTGGTCTATAAGGGAAGAGAAAGAACTTCCAAAATCAAGAAAAGAATTTATATTACCTAAAAGGATAAATCATGATGAGTAG